Within the Catalinimonas niigatensis genome, the region CGGAATAGATGATACAGCCAATCGCGCCTTTTTCTGCTGCCAGTTTGGGCTTAATGCCTCTCCAGGAACCTCCGTATTTGGCAATTACAATTTTGCCTTCTACGTCAATGCCCAGTTTTTCCAGCATTTCATAGTCTTCGGGAGTACCGTAATTGACAAAGACCAGCTCGGCAGTAACATCTCCATCGGCTGAGTAGCTGTTATAAGTGGGTAGCTGCTCTTTTTTCTGACCGGAGGTAGCATCTTCTTTGAGGGCAGGTTCTTCCAGTTTGGCTTTAAAACGGCTGGGTGAAGTCAATTCCAGCAGTCTCACTCTGGGTGTGGGAAAGAGCACCTGATATTCAGCCAGTTCAGCGTCAAAGCCCCATTCTTTAAATTTAGCCACCATAAACTCTGCATTTTCTTTACCATAAGCAGAGCCTACGTGATGAGGACGGGCTGCCAGGCGTTTCATCCAGTCATCCAGATTTCGGGCGTTCAGGTAGCTGTCAAACTTTTCTTCCAGCGCATATTCTTTTTCAGCGCTTTCCTTCGTAAAGCCCATCATTGGTTGATCCTGAGCCAATAAAGTGCTTGCTGATAGCAGGAAAGCTATCCAGAGTAGAATAATTTTATTCATAGTAATTTGGTTAGTGTAGGTATGTGCAGAGATAAAGATAAAAGATGTGTGATAATACAGCTAAAAAATTTGGCAAAAATCCGTTTAAGTAGGCCAATATTAGAAATAAAAATCGGTTACCTTCACATCATTGGCGATGATTTGTACCACTTTTTTAGGTACATCCTGTTCGGAAGAAGTGGCAACAAAAGCTACCACATAAGTACCGGGAAGGATGTTGGTGAACACCACTCTTTCTGCTTCGCTGTCAAATGCAATGAGTTGAAAAGCATGATCAGGGGTAAATTCATTGGTGATCAGACTTTCTAAAGCAAACAAACCCAGTTCCGGATCATTTAGCAAAGGAGTACTGGGTAGATCACTCTGCTGGAAGTTGACGATCAGGTCACCCAGTGGATCATAGTAATTATCTTCGCAGCCGGAAGTAAAAATAAGTACAATGCATAATGCCGTTAAAAAAATGTTTTTCATCAGAGGTACATTTGGCTTAAATGGAATTCTAATATATATTTTCCTAAGCTGATAGTCTATCTTCTATTTCAAAAACAGAGCGTATGAGGGAAGGGCTAAAAAGGAGTTTTGAACTATATATGCCAATTTTCGTTTTTATTTTGTAATTTGGCGCATTATTTTATATATACCGCTTATGTATGCACAAGAGTTAAGTTCTATTGTTGAGTTAGATGAACTTGCCAGAATTGAAAGTCCCTACGATCTGGTACGTCTGGCTCGTCGGGGAGTGACCCGCAACACTTTGAAGACAGTTAGTCAGCTTCTGGGGGTTTCTCTTAAAGAGCTGATTCCCAAGCTTCCTATCGGCGAGCGTACCCTACAGCGTTACACAGAGCAGCAGTATCTGCCTTCTCATGTGAGTGAACAGATTATCCAATGGGCACAGGTTGCGCTTTTCGGTAAATCTGTCTTTGCCAGTCCTACGGTCTTCCAGCATTGGATGCAGACTTCCAACCGTGCCTTGGGAAATGTGAAACCCGCAGACTTACTGGATACCCGCCAGGGTGCCGAACTATTGTTACAGCTTTTAGGACAGATTGAACACGGAGTATATCGTTGATGTATATCTATAGATTGTGTAAAGCGCAGTTCACGGCTCTGGATGGTTATGGCGCATTTTTATACGGCGGACGCTGGAATTTACCGGGCAAAGCTGTGGTTTATACCGCAGAGAACAGGGCTCTGGCAGCTTTAGAGTTTTTGGTAGGCGTAGAGCATCATCGACAACTGGGCGAACTCACCATGCTGACCATTGAAATTCCGGATACGATGAACACAGAAACTGTAGAAGATAAGGCGTTGCCAAAAAACTGGTGGGAGTTTCCTGCGCCCCAAAGCGTTGCCCGTTTGGGTGAACAATGGCTGGAACGGGGTAAGACGTGCATACTTAAAGTACCTTCAGTACACATTCCGGATGAGTTCAATTACCTGCTCAACCCCAGGCATCCTGAATTTGAAAAGGTTAAAATTGTGGAGCAAAAATCCTTCGGCTTTGACCACCGACTGATGCGGTAAATCAATGAACAGATAACAATGTACAATGAGCAAAGAACAATTTTCAATCGCGCGGCGACCGTCTGAAATTTTGAATTTCTAATACCTTTATGAGAAAACTATACTACCTAACCTTATTCACCTTTCTGATTCATACCACACAGGCCCAAAAATCAGCGGTAGAGCAGGTTGTAGGGTTTACAGATAAAAACTATGCTTCTTTGGATCAGCTGTACAAACACCTGCACCAGAATCCTGAGCTGTCCTCCAAAGAAGAAAAAACCTCCGCATTGATTGCCGAAGAGCTCAAAAAGCTGGGCTTTGAAGTACAGGAAAAACTAGGCATGCATAATCTGGCGGGCGTATTGAGAAATGGCGAAGGACCCACCTTACTCATCAGGGCAGATATGGACGCACTGCCTTTGGAAGAGAAAACAGGGCTACCCTATGCCAGCAAGGCCAAAGGAATCAACCCGGCAGGAGAGGAAGTGCCCGTCATGCATGCCTGTGGCCACGACATTCACATGACTGTTTTTATAGGAACCGCTCGTGCTCTGGTGGAAACAAGAAAACAGTGGAAAGGAACACTGGTGATGGTCGCCCAATCGGCAGAAGAGACAGGCTTCGGAGCAGATGCGCTTTTCAAAGCCAATTTGTACGAAAAAATTCCTCTGCCCGACTACGCCATTGCCCTGCATGACAATGCTTCTCTGCCTGCCGGAACCATCGGCTATCGTGCCGGTAATTTTATGGCCAGTGTGGATATGGTAGACATCACTGTGCATGGAGAAGGTGGACACGGAGCAGCACCTCATACTACCAAAGACCCTATCGTGCTCAGTGCTGAGATGATCAACGCATTTCAGACCATCGTCAGCCGGGAGATCAATCCCATAGAGCCAGCGGTGGTTACAGTAGGTTCTATCCACGGAGGAACAGTACACAACATCATTCCCGATCAGGTCAAAATGCAGTTGACGCTGCGTTCCTATTCTCAGGAGGTGCGGGATCAGACCATCGCTGCCCTGCACAGGATCACAGCAAATATGGCCAGTATGGCAGGCCTGCCCAAAGAAAAATATCCTGAGATCAGCATACGTGACCCTCAGACACCCGCTACCCTCAATGATCCGGAACTTACGGCCAGATTGGTCAATGTGTTCCGCCAGAACTTTGGCGAAGATAAAGTAGTGGAGACACCACCCAATATGGTAGGAGAAGATTTCAGTCGTTTTGGCTTGCAGGAAAAAGAGGTGCCGATCTGCATGTTCTGGTTAGGTGCGGTAAATCCGGCAAAGATAGAAGCAGCCAAAGCAAATGGAACGGCTTTACCTTCTTTGCATTCCCCCAATTTTGCTCCCTTGCCTGAGCTTACCATCAAAACCGGCATCAGAGCCATGAGCGCCGCCGCTTTGGAATTACTTGATTAAAAAGGATAAATAAGAATAATTTAGCCTGATAAATTGATCTAGCAGCGGTATTTACAATTACACTGACCGTTCATTGTGCTGATAAATTTAAAGTGACCCGACACAAAGAATATCAGTTAGCTTGTTGATTTGAGTTTTTGGAATCCAATGGCCCAGAGAACTACGTAAGTATATAAATGTCAAAACTGTATTCAATAAAAAAGGATCAGACAGTTCAGGAAAATATAATGAACTATTAAGTGTTGTTTGACATTACATATGAATAAGTTAAACAACTTATTAAAAACGAATAAAGCAAAACCTTGATTAATAAGGTGATCAAAAAGTTACATTCTTCTCAAATTGTTAATTGAAAGTAGCATATGACCCAGGGAATTGAGGCCGAATATCAGGCGGAGAGGTTGATATCTATGCTCATCTAAATAGGAAAAAGCAATGTCATAACCAAAATATTACGGTTTAAGAACCGTAAAAAAGCTCAATAATGCATGACTCATTTAGGGTTATGTTATGTGTTGTAAAGCCAATTGACCGAGTGGTTGATTGGTTTTATTTTTTAAGAAGCGGCTGATGACATGATGGGATTTAAATAAAGACTTTAAAATAATTCTATAAAAAAAGTGGAGTGAGTATTTTTTTGGCTAAACTTTTGTTATTTTTAGGGTAGTCTAAATTTATTTTTGAGTATGTACGATAATGTGCTGTTTGCCTTTGGCTTAACGCTTTTTGCAGGGCTATCCACTGGTATTGGTAGTGCTTTGGCTTTCTTTACACGTTCACAGAGTTCTCGTTTTCTTTCCGTTTCTATGGGACTGTCTGCCGGAGTAATGATCTATATTTCCTTCGTAGAATTATTTGCAACGGCACAACTCTCATTAGTGAATGTATATGGAACCCGTTTGGGCAACTGGTATACCGTACTGTCTTTCTTTGCCGGAATACTGCTTATCGCAATCATAGATAAATTTGTACCCTCTTACGAAAATCCTCATGAGTTTCCTGAGGAAGAGGAAAAACTTCAGGACAAACTAAAGAAGCTGAAAGATGCTAAGCTGCTCAGGGTAGGTTTGTTTACGGCATTGAGCCTGGGTATCCATAATTTCCCGGAAGGTATGGCCACTTTTATCAGTGCACTCAAGGATGTTTCCTTGGGTCTGCCCATCGCCATAGCCATTGCAATCCATAATATTCCGGAGGGGATTGCCGTTTCTGTCCCGGTATACTATGCTACCGGAAGCAGAAAAAAAGCTTTTACCTATTCTTTTCTTTCCGGTTTGTCTGAGCCGGTAGGAGCGTTGGTAGGTTATTTCATTTTAATGCCTATCATCAATGATCTGGTATTCGGGATACTCTTTGCGCTAATTGCCGGAATCATGGTATTTATCTCGTTGGATCAGCTTTTACCAGCAGCGCATGCCTATGGCAAACACCACCATGCCATTTACGGACTAATTGCCGGTATGGTCATCATGGCTTTAAGCTTATTGATGTTTTTATAAAAAAAGAACCTGTCAAAAGCTTGACAGGTTCTCAGATAAAAATAATTGTAGGGAGTAAGAATTCTTTTTGTTATGACAGTTCACTGAAGGCCTCAGCGAAAGTTTCCATATTTTCTTTGGTGCCAATACTTACCCGGCAAAAATGCTGATCGCGATAATGAATTCGCTTCAAGCCAACTCCTCTTTTCATCATTTCCATGACAAAACGATCTCCTTCCATACGAATAGGGAAGAGCACAAAGTTGGTGTCGGAAGGTATATATTCATATCCGGCATCAGTCAAAGTTTTGTAAAGCATGGCTTTGGACTCGGCATTCATTTGTCGACTATAATCCATAAACGCCCCATCCTTTAAGGTTTCAATTGCTCCGTAGGCAGAAGGCCGGCTCAGCGCATTTCCGTCAGTAGCATACAACATCAGTTTTTCAATATTTTGTGGTGTGGCGATGCAGTAGCCGATACGCAAACCGGCCATGGCATGTACTTTGGAGAAAGTGCGGGCCACAATGACATCTTTTCCCTCTTTTACCAGGCTGATCATAGATTTGTCTGCCGCATCTTTCTGGTAATCAATATAGGCTTCGTCTATAAAAATGGGTTTCTTCTTGGAAGCTTCTGCACAGAAGGATTTGAGCGCAGCAGTATCTGTCAGTCGTCCGGAAGGGTTGTTCGGATTGCAGATATAGACCAGATTGATATCATCTCTGACCTGATCACTCATCCGGTTGAAGTCATAATCATAATCTGTGCTAAGAGGAACAGTCACCAGCTCAGCTCCGTAGTCATTGCAGGCCCGGCGGATCAGCGACATATAGGTAAGGTCAGCAGCAAGAATCTTGTTGCCTTTGTGTCCGTAAAGCTGAGCAGCAGCCATCAGCAATTCGGTAGAACCGGCGCCCAACACCACATAATCTTCAGATACGCCCCACATGTCGGCAATCATTTTCTTCAACTCATCCTTACCTGCTTTGGCATACATCCAGCTGTCTTTGATCACATCTATCATCACTTTTTGTGCCTGTGGTGAGGGACCAAAAGGATTTTCATTGGAAGTAAGCCGGGCTTTCATATTTCCAAAATCCCAGGGTGGGGCAGTTACCGGAGGAACTTTGGTGGTATGGGCATGGGCTGGTTGCGTGAACTCAAAAGGGTTGCCCAGAGTAAATGCACCCGCCATAAGGGCACTTGATTTTATCCAGTTGCGTCGGTTGAAAGCAGTTGACATATTGCAGAAGTTTGGTAGAAAAAATAATAATCGTCTGATAAATCAGAGATATACACAAATAGAAAAATAATATTCTGTAAATAAAAGAAAAATTAGAATAAAAATTTAAATATGAGCTGGATTACAAAGAAAACATTATAAATACCTCTCTGCAAAGGCGGTGGCGCGTTCTTCAGACCAGTAATTATCGTCTGCTGCGGCTCCCCGTGGCATAAAACCTACATGACCACCGCTGGC harbors:
- the parS gene encoding type II RES/Xre toxin-antitoxin system antitoxin, producing the protein MYAQELSSIVELDELARIESPYDLVRLARRGVTRNTLKTVSQLLGVSLKELIPKLPIGERTLQRYTEQQYLPSHVSEQIIQWAQVALFGKSVFASPTVFQHWMQTSNRALGNVKPADLLDTRQGAELLLQLLGQIEHGVYR
- a CDS encoding RES family NAD+ phosphorylase gives rise to the protein MYIYRLCKAQFTALDGYGAFLYGGRWNLPGKAVVYTAENRALAALEFLVGVEHHRQLGELTMLTIEIPDTMNTETVEDKALPKNWWEFPAPQSVARLGEQWLERGKTCILKVPSVHIPDEFNYLLNPRHPEFEKVKIVEQKSFGFDHRLMR
- a CDS encoding amidohydrolase encodes the protein MRKLYYLTLFTFLIHTTQAQKSAVEQVVGFTDKNYASLDQLYKHLHQNPELSSKEEKTSALIAEELKKLGFEVQEKLGMHNLAGVLRNGEGPTLLIRADMDALPLEEKTGLPYASKAKGINPAGEEVPVMHACGHDIHMTVFIGTARALVETRKQWKGTLVMVAQSAEETGFGADALFKANLYEKIPLPDYAIALHDNASLPAGTIGYRAGNFMASVDMVDITVHGEGGHGAAPHTTKDPIVLSAEMINAFQTIVSREINPIEPAVVTVGSIHGGTVHNIIPDQVKMQLTLRSYSQEVRDQTIAALHRITANMASMAGLPKEKYPEISIRDPQTPATLNDPELTARLVNVFRQNFGEDKVVETPPNMVGEDFSRFGLQEKEVPICMFWLGAVNPAKIEAAKANGTALPSLHSPNFAPLPELTIKTGIRAMSAAALELLD
- the zupT gene encoding zinc transporter ZupT → MYDNVLFAFGLTLFAGLSTGIGSALAFFTRSQSSRFLSVSMGLSAGVMIYISFVELFATAQLSLVNVYGTRLGNWYTVLSFFAGILLIAIIDKFVPSYENPHEFPEEEEKLQDKLKKLKDAKLLRVGLFTALSLGIHNFPEGMATFISALKDVSLGLPIAIAIAIHNIPEGIAVSVPVYYATGSRKKAFTYSFLSGLSEPVGALVGYFILMPIINDLVFGILFALIAGIMVFISLDQLLPAAHAYGKHHHAIYGLIAGMVIMALSLLMFL
- a CDS encoding pyridoxal phosphate-dependent aminotransferase; the protein is MSTAFNRRNWIKSSALMAGAFTLGNPFEFTQPAHAHTTKVPPVTAPPWDFGNMKARLTSNENPFGPSPQAQKVMIDVIKDSWMYAKAGKDELKKMIADMWGVSEDYVVLGAGSTELLMAAAQLYGHKGNKILAADLTYMSLIRRACNDYGAELVTVPLSTDYDYDFNRMSDQVRDDINLVYICNPNNPSGRLTDTAALKSFCAEASKKKPIFIDEAYIDYQKDAADKSMISLVKEGKDVIVARTFSKVHAMAGLRIGYCIATPQNIEKLMLYATDGNALSRPSAYGAIETLKDGAFMDYSRQMNAESKAMLYKTLTDAGYEYIPSDTNFVLFPIRMEGDRFVMEMMKRGVGLKRIHYRDQHFCRVSIGTKENMETFAEAFSELS